In Lacinutrix sp. Bg11-31, the DNA window TTCATTAAATTCAATTGTTGCACCTTTATCTACAACTTCAGCAATTTCTGCAGTATGTGTAGAACCTAAAGCGAACTCAGTTTCGTATTTATCCCAAGGATTATCAGTTGTTTGTTTATGACCTAAAGATAATTTACGTCCTTCAACATCTAACTCTAATACTACTACTTCTAAAGTATCACCTACGTTTGTAAACTCAGATGGATGCTTAATTTTCTTAGTCCAAGATAAATCAGAGATATAAATTAATCCGTCGATACCTTCTTCTAATTCAACAAAAACACCAAAGTTTGTAAAGTTACGTACAATACCTTTGTGGTTTGAACCTACAGGATATTTAGTTGTAATATCTGTCCATGGATCTTGCGATAATTGCTTGATACCTAATGACATTTTACGATCTTCTCTATCTAATGTTAATATTTGAGCATCGATTACATCACCAACTTTTACGAAATCGTTAGCCGAACGTAAGTGTGTAGACCAAGACATTTCAGAAACGTGAACTAAACCTTCAACACCTTCTGCAACTTCAATAAATGCACCGTAATCTGCGATTACAACTACTTTACCTTTTACTTTGTCTCCAACAGCTACAGTTTCACCTAATGCATCCCAAGGATGTTTAGATAATTGCTTAAGACCTAATTGGATTCTTGATTTGTTCTCATCAAAATCAAGGATTACAACATTTAATTTCTGATCTAACTCAACAATCTCATTTGGATGGTTAATTCTTGACCAAGATAAATCTGTAATGTGAACTAAACCATCAACTCCACCAAGATCAATAAACACACCGTAAGAAGTAATATTCTTAACGATACCTTCTAATACTTGACCTTTTTCTAATTGACCGATAATTTCTTTTTTCTGTTCTTCAATATCAGCTTCAATAAGCGCTTTATGAGAAACTACTACGTTTTTGAATTCGTGGTTGATTTTCACAACTTTAAATTCCATAGTTTTATTTACGTATTGGTCGTAATCTCTAATTGGCTTAACGTCAATTTGAGAACCTGGTAAGAAAGCTTCGATTCCGAAAACGTCAACGATCATTCCACCTTTTGTTCTACACTTAACGAAACCATTAACGATTTCACCTGTATCGTGTGCATCATTTACACGATCCCAAGCTTTGATTACACGTGCTTTTCTGTGAGATAATACTAATTGTCCTGTTGCGTCTTCACGAACATCGATTAATACTTCTACTTTGTCTCCAACTTTTAAATCTGGATTGTAACGAAATTCGTTTAAAGAAATAACACCTTCAGACTTTGCGTTAATGTCAATAATAACATCACGGTCAGACATGAAAACTACTTCTCCAGTTACAACCTCGTCATCTAAAGTGTCAACGAAATTTTCTGATACTAATTTTTCAAATTCTTTTAATTGAGAATCTTCAACTTCATCAATACCTTCTTGGTAATTGTGCCAGTTAAATTCTGCTAAGAATTTTTCAGGGTTTGCTTGTGCTTCAGATACTACTGGAGCTTCTTTTGTTACTGCTGCTGCTTCTTGAGCTTCTGCTGCAACTTCTGTTTGTTTTGCTTTTTCAGCCATTTAAAAAATAATTCTGCAATGCTTAATCGCATTTTTACTTGTGTAAAAACGCTATTACATTTGCGTTGTATTCTGTACGTTATGGAAGATTCTAAAGCACTAACACACAGAAGTGTTATAAATAATTTGTTTTAATCCCTTTTTTATCTTTCCTAGAGGTGCTAAAAAGGAGTGCAAAAATAATACTTTTTAATAATATTACCTAATACATATCTAAAAGTTTAAAAACACTGAATTTCAAGACTATAATGATTGTTAATCGTGTACGTATTTTCTAATTCAGCCTCTAAGAGAATAGCTATTTACCGTTAAAGACGAGCACTTTATCTAATATACTGAACAACCAATCAATTAACAAATTGAGATAGTTACTCTTTAACTGATTAATTACTATCTTTAGTACTGTAAGAATTAACATTAAAAACAACAAATAACTATGGTAAGAGCAAAATATCAAGGTGTACTTGATTTAGGCGAAAAATTAAAGATTCAAAACGGAGACGTTTCTGAAGCTAATGGTGTTTTAACAGTAAAAGGTACTGCTGCAACACAATATGAAAAGAATTTACTTTGGGATGAAATTAAAGCTGCAGGTGGCGAAAACCCAAGTGATATCGTTGCAGATATTGCCGTTGCAGATACTAGCGTTTTTGCTAGACACACTGTAAAAAGTGGTGAAACTTTAGGAGCCATTGCAAAGCAATATTATGGAAGCGCTGGAAAATACAATAGTATTTTTAAAGCGAATACCGATATTTTAAAAAATCCAGATGTAATACACCCAAATCAAGAACTAATAATCCCGAATTTGTAGGTAGGGATTAATAGCGATTTCTTTTGAAAAGCGAGTTGACAATTGTTGACTCGCTTTTTGCTTGTTATATCTTGTCATTGCGAGGACGAAGGACATGGCAATCTGTTTAATAAAATTTCAATCATGAGATTACCACGCTTTTTTTCTAGTGAAAAGGCTCGTAATGACGTGTGATTTTATATTTTTTAAATGTTGCAAACTGAATACTGAGACTGTAAACTAATTTTACTCTAAATCTTCAAAAGTCATTTCTACTAACTGAAGCACTTTTGCAAACTGCTCTTCTAAAGATAAATCGCTATTATCTATTTCTATAGCATCGTCTGCTTTACGTAGTGGAGAATCTTCTCTGTTAGAATCTATATAATCGCGTTCTTGTACGTTTTTTAAAACATCTTGATAACTTACATCGTCTCCTCTACCTATTAACTCATCGAAACGACGGGTTGCTCTTTTTTCTGCGGAAGCTATCATAAAAAGCTTAAGTTCAGCATATGGGAATACTACTGTGCCAATATCTCTGCCATCCATAACAACACCTTTATCTTTTCCCATTTGTTGTTGCTGCTTTACCAATTGGTAACGCACTTCTGGTATTGCTGCTACTTTACTAACAAAACTTGAGACTTCAAGTGTTCTTATGTCGTGTTCTATATTTTCACCGTTTAAATAAACCTCAGCGAAACCTAAGTCTGGATTAAACTTAAAACTAATGTTTATCTCACCTAGTTTTTCTACTAATGCATTAACGTTAAAGTGGTCTTTAGTAATAAAACCGTTGCGCATAGTAAATAAGGTTACTGCACGATACATTGCTCCTGTATCTACATATATGAAACCTAAATGTTTAGCTAATTGTTTTGCTACTGTACTTTTTCCTGTGGATGAAAAACCGTCTATGGCTATTGTTATTTTTTGCACTAATTTGTTATTTTATTATTTGGGATTGTTTTTAGGAGTTTCGTTTAATGTTTATGTATAAGAATAGTTGCGGTTTTGTGTGCGAGGATTTTCCGAAGGAAAATCAGATGTAGCAAAATTGCAACGACCTTTGGTTAAGCATTAATGTAGCAATTATTTTTATACGTTGTTACCTGTAGTTTTCATCTTCCACCTTTCCCATAATTACATTTATCACAAAGTGTCTGTAGGTTTTCTCGTTTCGTTTTTCCACCTTTTGCTACTGGAATAATATGGTCAATATGCAGAGTTGCACCTTGTTTTATTCCTTTTCCACAACTTTGGCAAGTCCAATTGTCTCTTTTAAGAATCTCATATCTTAATCTAGGTTTGACGGTTCGATTATAAAGTCCTTTTTCATAGTCTTCGTGTTTTACATTTCCTAAATATTCAAATTGATGGTCAAATGAGACAGATATTGTTCGGGATTCAGAATTTTCTTTAAAGTTTAAGGTCAAACCATCTTCAAAGGTATAAAAGCAATGTTCTGATTTTATATTTTCATCATTATCTTCATATAATTCTGAAATTTCATTTGAAATAAATTCAGGGTCAATCCAGTCCACAACAAAATATTTTTTATCAACCATTATTGCATCTCCAAGTTTTATTTCGTGCGCTTTTTTCGTTTTCATTCGGTGTTTTCAAATTACAGGTAATGTTTCGTTGATATACAATCGTTTCAATGTTTTATATCAGACGTTAAACGAAGTTAGTTGATTTTTTTTGTAAAGTCAAGTAAATAACTACCTCAAATCAATCTGTAACCCAAAGAAGTTAGAATTTGCAGCAGCAGTATATTTAGCATGAGTATAGCTAAAGCGCATTTTGTTAAGCTTTACTGAGAAACCAGCAGATAAGCCAGAGAAATTACGTTGGTCTTCGATACGCAATTCTTCTGCACGTCTAAAATTATAACCTAAACGCACATTAAACCCTTTATTAGGAAACAGCTCTGCTCCTAGTATGGTGTGTCTTATTACTTGAGATAAAAAACCAACTTTTTCTTGTGCTTGGTTGCCTTCTAAATCTGTAGTGGCTCTAGCAGGATTAGGTTCTCCTATTGGCCATTGTTGTAAGTTCTCGAAAGTTAAATGCCAGCGTAATGGTACATTTTCTAAGGTTTGAGATAAACCTATATCTACTTCTAAAGGTAACGATTCTTGTCTCCCAGCATAGGTAGTGATTTGTGTACCTAAGTTTCTAACCACTAAAGTACCTTGAAACTCTAAACGCTCGTCTCTATACATAAGTGCTAAATCTGTAGCAACACCAAACGAGTTGTATTGTTCTAAGTTAGAATTTATAAGCTTTAAATTTGCTCCTACATAAAAATCGCTATAACCTACTTGAGCTGCGTAACCAATGGATAATGCAATTTCGGAACCTGAGAACTCATTAGTTTCGTTTCCTTCTTCATCGTAACCTGCAAAATCGCCATAATTAACATAAGTAACTCCTGCATGGTATGTTTGCACACGTCTATCTACAGTATATGCATAAGCTGCAGTACCATATTTAATACCACCTAAATAACTTGTGTAATTTAGTGCAAACTGGTTATCCATTTCTACATTAATAGCCGATGGATTATAAATTGCTTGTGTAACATCCCAATCTACATTAGTTAAGACCTTACCACCTAAAGCGGCTTGCCTTGGCGAAGAAACTAAATTTAAAAATTGGTAAGTAGATTGTCCACCTAATTGCGCAAAGCAAAAGGTGCTAAATAAGATAAAACTAAAAGGGATAATTTTTTTAAGCATAAAGTGGCAAAAGTAACTAAATCTATCTTAAAACGTAGCGTTGTCTTTTTTATTTTAATTTAAGCTCTTGACCTATACTAATAATGTTACTTTCTAAATTATTTAGTTGCTTTAATTCTTTAACCGAAAGATTAGCATCTCTTGCAATTTGATACAGTGTATTTCCTTTTTCTACAGTATACAGAGCGTTTTCGTTGATTTCTGCAGAAGCATTATAGCCAATTTTAAGTTCTTGATTTACACTTAATACATTAGTCTCTAAATTATTTAAACTTTTTATTTGAGCCATACTAATTTCATACTTCTTAGAAATAGAATACAACGTTTCTCCTTTACTTACTATGTGAGTAGCTCCATCTGCTACACTAGAACTAGATGGTGTAGTATTAGAATTATTTGAAGTGTAATTACTAGGTGCACCATTTGTAAAAGTAAAAACACCGGTTGTGGTATTCATTTTAGCAGGTTTACCATCCATAATGACATCTACTATATTTTCTTGAGAAAACGCACTAATACTTAATAGACACATAAGTGCCAGAATTATTTTATTCATTTAAATTGAATTATTTTTTAGGAGTCACTTTTAATTTCTGACCAATATCAAGGTTATTGTTCTTTAAGCTGTTCAGCTTTTTTATAGCATCTACAGTCATACCATGTTTATTAGCAATAGACCATAAAGAGTTACCTTTAACTACAGTGTAATACGTAGCTTCTGTTTTCTTTTCTTCGGAATCACTCTTGGAAGCGACTTCCTTTTCTTCGGCTAATACTTCTTCTTTAGCAACCTCAACTTTTTTCTCCGTTTTTCTAACTGAAGCTATTGCTTCTTTTGCTTTTTCAGCAGTAGATTCATCAGCTTTTGGCTTGTTTTCGAAAACCATAACTTTTCTTCCACTAGCAGTTTCTTCTATTTCTGCATCAGGATTAGCTTCTTTTATTTTCGCAATGGCTTTAACCTCTGCTATATTAGACTTATTAGCTACAACAGAAACATTTTTTGTTTCTTTTACTGTAACTTTTACTTCCTCTACAACTTCTGTAATAACTTCCTTTGTAGGCTCTTCTTCGTCTAATTCTGCTTCTAAGGCTTGCATTTCTGCTTTCAGTCTTGCTAGTTTATCTTTTTTAGATTCAACTTTCACTACTGCCCTTGGTGTTTCAACTACAACAATCTCTTCTTTTGTCTCTGTTTTCGCCTCTGTAACCTCAGCTTTAATAGCTCTAGAAAGATCATCTAAAGACTCTTCTTCCTCTACTGCATCATCAGTATTATCTAATCCAAAAATAGGATTCTTAACACTTGTTTCTGCTTTATATACAGTAGCCGAAGGTTTCTCTTCAGTCTTCTTAGTCTCTATAACTTTACTCTCTATTTCTGCCACTGAAGGTGGAGCTGCAAACTGTCCAGGAGATTCACCTGGACGAAGTTTAGCTATAATTTGTTCTTCTCCTGCATAACTAATAACTGGACTACTGGATTTAACCAGTACTTTTTTTACAATTTTAAGTTTACTTCCAATCTTTAAGTTTGAAGTTGCTACTTTATTATGCATTTTAAGTTCTGAAACAGTAATACCGTTTTTCTTGGCTACAGCAGATAATGTTTCGCCTTTTTTAATGGTGTGGCTAGAAATATCTGTGTAAACAACTCCACTTGCAGTGGTTCTTAATTGAGCTGGATCTGTTTTTGCATGCTCACGAAAGGTAAATTCTCCTGTTTTAGTAGACATAAATGCCTCTTTTCCTTCTACGTTAATAGGAAGAAATTCTTCATCAGTTTCTTGAGCAAAAACTCCTAATGATAATAAACTGAATAAACCAATTGCAATTGCTTTCATTTTTATAATTTTTTAGCGTTTTTTACTTTCTGCTTTGTAATAGCATATTTTACTACATCTTTCATATCTGTAACATAATGAAACGTTAAGCCTTTTAAGTAATCTTGCTTAATTTCGGCAATGTCTCTTCTATTGTCTTCACAAAGTAATATTTCTTTAATTCTTGCACGTTTTGCAGCCAAAATCTTTTCTTTTATTCCACCAACTGGTAAAACTTTCCCACGAAGTGTAATTTCTCCAGTCATTGCCAGACTCTTTTTTACTTTACGTTGTGTAAATAAAGATACTAAAGAAGTTAACATAGTAACTCCTGCACTTGGACCATCTTTAGGTGTTGCTCCTTCTGGCACGTGAATATGTACATTATATTTATCGAAAATATCTGGATTAATATCAAATTCTTCCGCGTTAGCTTTTATATACTCCATAGCTATGGTTGCAGACTCTTTCATTACTTTACCTAAATTTCCTGTAATAGACATTACACCTTTCCCTTTAGATAAAATAGATTCTATAAACAATATATCACCTCCTACTCTAGTCCATGCTAAACCAGTTACTACTCCAGCAACATCGTTATTTTCGTATTTATCGCGTTCTAATTTTGGTCCTCCTAAAACTTTTATAACCGTCTCATTAGTTACTTTAAGGTCGTACTCTTCTTCCATTGCAATATTCATGGCAGCATAACGCACCATTTTTGCAATTTGTTTTTCTAAGCTTCTTACTCCAGATTCTCTTGTGTAGCCTTCTACTATTTTTTCCATTTGTGGCTTGCCAAGCTTTAAATGTTTATCCTCTAAACCATGCTCTTTAAGTTGTTTTGGTAGTAAGTGACGTTTACCAATCTCTACTTTCTCTTCAATAGTATAACCTGTAACATTTATAATCTCCATTCTATCTCTTAGTGCAGGTTGTATGTTTCCTAAACTATTAGATGTTGCTATAAATAAAACCTTAGACAGGTCGTAACCCATTTCTAAGAAATTATCATGAAACTCGCTATTTTGTTCAGGATCTAAAACCTCTAATAAAGCTGAAGATGGGTCTCCTTGGTTTGAATTAGATAATTTATCGATCTCATCTAATACAAACACAGGATTAGATGTTCCTGCCTTTTTTAAAGACTGTATAATACGTCCTGGCATTGCGCCAATATATGTTTTACGGTGCCCTCTAATTTCGGCTTCGTCTCTTAAACCACCTAAAGACACACGAACATATTCGCGACCTAAAGCCTCTGCAATAGATTTTCCTAAAGATGTTTTACCAACTCCTGGAGGTCCATAAAGACAAAGAATAGGCGATTTCATATCGTTACGTAATTTTAATACTGCTAAGTATTCTATAATACGTTTTTTAACATCGTCTAAACCATAATGATCTCTATCTAATATCTTTTTAGCGCGTTTAAGATCGAATTTATCTTTACTAAATTCATTCCAAGGTAAATCTAGAAACAAGTCTAAATAGTTACGTTGTATTGAGTATTCTGCAACTTGCGGGTTCATGCGTTGCATTTTAGATAATTCCTTTTCAAAATGCTCTTTTACATTATCGTCCCACTTTTTACCCTTAGCACGCGTTTTCATTTCTTCCATCTCCTCTGCATTGCCACCTCCAAGTTCTTCTTGGATGGTTTTCATTTGCTGATTTAAGAAATACTCACGTTGCTGCTGGTTCATATCGCTTTGAACCTTTGATTGGATATCGTTTTTTAACTCCAATTTCTGAAGTTCGATATTCATAAACTTTAAAGTTTCTAAAGCACGTTCTTTAAGATCGTTTATCTCTAAAAGCTTTTGTTTATCTTCTACAGGAAGATTCATGTTAGACGATACAAAGTTTATTAAAAACGAATCGCTTTCAATATTCTGAATAGCAAAAGAAGCTTCACTAGGAATATTTGGGCTGTCTTTTATAATTTGAAGCGCTAATTCTTTTATAGAATCTGTAATCGCTTTAAACTCTTTATTCTTTTTTGCTGGCTTTGCTTCTGGTACTTCTCTTACTGTAGCATTAATATAAGGCTCTTCTGTAATAACCTCTGCAACACTAAAACGTTTTTTACCTTGAATAATAACTGTTGTGTTACCATCTGGCATTTTAAGTACTTTAAGAATACGTGCAACTGTACCAACGAAATGTATATCTCCTGCTTTTGGATCTTCTACTGCTTCGTCCTTTTGCGACACTACACCAATAACTTTGTTACCTTTATTAGCATCGTCTATTAATTTAATACTCTTATCTCGTCCTGCTGTAATTGGTATTACAACACCAGGAAATAAAACAGTATTACGCAACGATAAAATTGGCAATGTTTCTGGTAACTCTTCTTTGTTTATTTTCTCTTCGTCTTCTGGTGTCATTAATGGAATTAACTCTGAATTCTCATCAAAATCCTGCAATGACAAACTGTCTAGACTAATAAAATTAGATTTCTTCATATGTATATTTACGTCATTATGTCACCAAATAGTAATAGGTTAATAATGCTTTTTTTATAAAATTAGTACTTAAAACAACTAAACACATTGATTATTAGCGCGTTAAAAACAATCTAGTATTTGTATTTGTTAGTAAAACTTCAATTAATATGCCAATCTCTTTTAGTTAATAGTTTTACTTACTCTTGTGCGCTTACTATAATAGTAACCCGCTCTTCTTTTTAATAATAACCTGTCAGCTTACCGTTTTAGAAAATTTTTAAATAAATTTTTATAAAACTGTAACAAACTCATTTAACTTATATCTTTACTACAACAAACCATTAGAATTGACATTAACCAACCACAATATCGAACAGCTCGTGGAGCTTTGTAAAACCGACAACCAATTCGCGCAATTGGAACTGTACAATAGGTACTACAAAGCCATGTACAACACTGCCTACCGTATTGTAAAAAATAGTTTTGAAGCCGAAGATGTTATGCAAGACGCTTTTTTATTAGCGTTTTCAAAACTAGATACTTTAAAAGAGATTAAAACCTTTGGAGCTTGGCTTAAACGTATAGTAATTAACAGAAGTATTTACCACTATAATAAGAGCACTAAGTTTAATGAAGTACCTCTAGACGATGTACTTTATAAAGTTGAAGATACAGATGGAATTACAGAAGATTACGAGTTTACTAACATACAAGCTAAACAAGTAATGGAAACCATGAAAACCTTAAAAGAGAATTACCGTATGGCCTTAACGCTTCATTTAATAGAAGGCTTTGATTACGATGAGATAAGCGATATTATGAGAATATCGAGCGCTAATTGTCGTACAACCATTTCAAGAGCAAAAGAAAGTTTAAGAAAAAAAATGCAAGCCTTAGTTGGCTAAATCATAAGTGTAATACTAAGAATAATCGAAGTATTATTAATAAGAAATAATTAAAAGATTAACGCTTTCGCGGAAACACTAAAAGATGAAAAACGATAACATAAATCAGCTTTTCGAAAAAATCCAACATGATTTTGATGTTGAAGTGCCAAACCATGGTCACGAAAATAGATTTTTAGAAAAATTAAAAGCACAACAGCAATCGCAAGATGTTGTTGTAACAAAAACAAATAGAAATTTATGGAAACCTTTTTTAGGTGTTGCAGCTTCTATAGTATTGCTAATAACATTGACTTTTAGTTTTAATGCAGAAACAGAAACTCAAGATTTAGCAAGCGTATCTCCAGAAATGGCAAATACCCAAAATTTCTTCACCTCTGTTATTGCTGAAGAATTAGAAAAAATTAATAGCGAGCGTACTCCAGAAACCGAAGCACTTATTGAAGATGCCATGACGCAAATGGAAACATTAGAAACACAATACAAACAATTAAAATTAGACTTAAAAGAAAGCGGAAACGATAAGCGTGTAATCCATGCCATGATCGATAATTTTGGAAATAGAATTAACATTCTAAAATCTGTATTAGAAAACATAGAAGGTATAAAAACATTTAAACAAAACAACAATGAAACAAGTACAACAATATAAGTTATTCACCATTTTACTCCTACTACCTCTAGTATTATTTGCAAGTAACAGCAATGATAAAGATGGTAAATACAAAAAGGAAAAAACCATTACAAAAACATTTAATGTTAATGATAATGCGACTCTAAAAGTAGACAATAGCTACGGAAATTTAGATATCGTGACTTGGGACGGTAATACTATAGATTTTGAAATAGTAATCACTACAACTGGTAATGATGAAGAAAAAGTACAACAAAAATTAGATGGTATTACAGTAGATTTCTCTGGATCTCAAGATTTAGTTACTGCTATTACAAAGTTTAGTAAAAATAAGAGTAAATCTTGGTGGAGCTGGACAGATAGTAATACTGTGCAAATGAAAATTAATTACATTATTAAAATACCAATTACCAATAATGTTAACCTTAGTAATGATTATGGAAATATTAATATAGGAAAACTTGAAGGTCGTGCAGAATTAAATTGCGACTATGGTAAAATTACTACTAAAGAATTAATGGCAGATAATAATCTTATTAGTTTCGATTACTCTAACAACTGTTATTTCGAGTTTATAAAAAGCGGTAAAATTGATGCAGATTATAGTGGGTTTACTGTCTCTAAAGCTAATACTCTTGAAATTATTGCAGACTACACAAAGTCTAAAGTGGAAGTTGCCGAAAATGTAACCTACAATTGCGATTATGGAGGCATTACTATAGACAAAGTAAATAACCTTAAAGGTAATGGTGACTATTTAACCGTTTTAATTGGTGATGTATATAAAAACTTAGATATCACTGCAGATTATGGTTCTATTAAAATAACCAAACTGCAAAAGAGCTTAAAAAACGTTTCTATAGATAGCGATTATGTAGGTATAAAAATTGGTTACGATCCACTATTAGCTTTCGATTTTGATATAGAATTAGAATATGGTTCTTTAAAAGATAGTGACGATAGTTTCAACTTTGTTAAAAAACGAGTAGAATCTTCAGACCGCTATTATACTGGCTACCATAACACACAAAACTCTGGAAGTTTAGTAAAGGTAAATTCAGAATATGGTAGTGTCACTTTTTATCAGAATTAAAAAAAATCAATCAAAATAATCATTAAAAAAAACAATCATGAATACATCAAAAAACACGCTATTAATAGCTATCGCATTA includes these proteins:
- a CDS encoding HNH endonuclease; its protein translation is MKTKKAHEIKLGDAIMVDKKYFVVDWIDPEFISNEISELYEDNDENIKSEHCFYTFEDGLTLNFKENSESRTISVSFDHQFEYLGNVKHEDYEKGLYNRTVKPRLRYEILKRDNWTCQSCGKGIKQGATLHIDHIIPVAKGGKTKRENLQTLCDKCNYGKGGR
- a CDS encoding LysM peptidoglycan-binding domain-containing protein, whose amino-acid sequence is MNKIILALMCLLSISAFSQENIVDVIMDGKPAKMNTTTGVFTFTNGAPSNYTSNNSNTTPSSSSVADGATHIVSKGETLYSISKKYEISMAQIKSLNNLETNVLSVNQELKIGYNASAEINENALYTVEKGNTLYQIARDANLSVKELKQLNNLESNIISIGQELKLK
- the porQ gene encoding type IX secretion system protein PorQ, with product MLKKIIPFSFILFSTFCFAQLGGQSTYQFLNLVSSPRQAALGGKVLTNVDWDVTQAIYNPSAINVEMDNQFALNYTSYLGGIKYGTAAYAYTVDRRVQTYHAGVTYVNYGDFAGYDEEGNETNEFSGSEIALSIGYAAQVGYSDFYVGANLKLINSNLEQYNSFGVATDLALMYRDERLEFQGTLVVRNLGTQITTYAGRQESLPLEVDIGLSQTLENVPLRWHLTFENLQQWPIGEPNPARATTDLEGNQAQEKVGFLSQVIRHTILGAELFPNKGFNVRLGYNFRRAEELRIEDQRNFSGLSAGFSVKLNKMRFSYTHAKYTAAANSNFFGLQIDLR
- the rpsA gene encoding 30S ribosomal protein S1, which produces MAEKAKQTEVAAEAQEAAAVTKEAPVVSEAQANPEKFLAEFNWHNYQEGIDEVEDSQLKEFEKLVSENFVDTLDDEVVTGEVVFMSDRDVIIDINAKSEGVISLNEFRYNPDLKVGDKVEVLIDVREDATGQLVLSHRKARVIKAWDRVNDAHDTGEIVNGFVKCRTKGGMIVDVFGIEAFLPGSQIDVKPIRDYDQYVNKTMEFKVVKINHEFKNVVVSHKALIEADIEEQKKEIIGQLEKGQVLEGIVKNITSYGVFIDLGGVDGLVHITDLSWSRINHPNEIVELDQKLNVVILDFDENKSRIQLGLKQLSKHPWDALGETVAVGDKVKGKVVVIADYGAFIEVAEGVEGLVHVSEMSWSTHLRSANDFVKVGDVIDAQILTLDREDRKMSLGIKQLSQDPWTDITTKYPVGSNHKGIVRNFTNFGVFVELEEGIDGLIYISDLSWTKKIKHPSEFTNVGDTLEVVVLELDVEGRKLSLGHKQTTDNPWDKYETEFALGSTHTAEIAEVVDKGATIEFNEDIVAFVPSRHLEKEDGKKLKKGDSAEFKIIEFNKEFKRVVASHTAIFREEEMANVKAAQAKQVSQAAESKPTLGDANEALQALKDKLDGKV
- the cmk gene encoding (d)CMP kinase; amino-acid sequence: MQKITIAIDGFSSTGKSTVAKQLAKHLGFIYVDTGAMYRAVTLFTMRNGFITKDHFNVNALVEKLGEINISFKFNPDLGFAEVYLNGENIEHDIRTLEVSSFVSKVAAIPEVRYQLVKQQQQMGKDKGVVMDGRDIGTVVFPYAELKLFMIASAEKRATRRFDELIGRGDDVSYQDVLKNVQERDYIDSNREDSPLRKADDAIEIDNSDLSLEEQFAKVLQLVEMTFEDLE
- a CDS encoding RNA polymerase sigma factor, translated to MTLTNHNIEQLVELCKTDNQFAQLELYNRYYKAMYNTAYRIVKNSFEAEDVMQDAFLLAFSKLDTLKEIKTFGAWLKRIVINRSIYHYNKSTKFNEVPLDDVLYKVEDTDGITEDYEFTNIQAKQVMETMKTLKENYRMALTLHLIEGFDYDEISDIMRISSANCRTTISRAKESLRKKMQALVG
- the lon gene encoding endopeptidase La — protein: MKKSNFISLDSLSLQDFDENSELIPLMTPEDEEKINKEELPETLPILSLRNTVLFPGVVIPITAGRDKSIKLIDDANKGNKVIGVVSQKDEAVEDPKAGDIHFVGTVARILKVLKMPDGNTTVIIQGKKRFSVAEVITEEPYINATVREVPEAKPAKKNKEFKAITDSIKELALQIIKDSPNIPSEASFAIQNIESDSFLINFVSSNMNLPVEDKQKLLEINDLKERALETLKFMNIELQKLELKNDIQSKVQSDMNQQQREYFLNQQMKTIQEELGGGNAEEMEEMKTRAKGKKWDDNVKEHFEKELSKMQRMNPQVAEYSIQRNYLDLFLDLPWNEFSKDKFDLKRAKKILDRDHYGLDDVKKRIIEYLAVLKLRNDMKSPILCLYGPPGVGKTSLGKSIAEALGREYVRVSLGGLRDEAEIRGHRKTYIGAMPGRIIQSLKKAGTSNPVFVLDEIDKLSNSNQGDPSSALLEVLDPEQNSEFHDNFLEMGYDLSKVLFIATSNSLGNIQPALRDRMEIINVTGYTIEEKVEIGKRHLLPKQLKEHGLEDKHLKLGKPQMEKIVEGYTRESGVRSLEKQIAKMVRYAAMNIAMEEEYDLKVTNETVIKVLGGPKLERDKYENNDVAGVVTGLAWTRVGGDILFIESILSKGKGVMSITGNLGKVMKESATIAMEYIKANAEEFDINPDIFDKYNVHIHVPEGATPKDGPSAGVTMLTSLVSLFTQRKVKKSLAMTGEITLRGKVLPVGGIKEKILAAKRARIKEILLCEDNRRDIAEIKQDYLKGLTFHYVTDMKDVVKYAITKQKVKNAKKL
- a CDS encoding LysM peptidoglycan-binding domain-containing protein; protein product: MKAIAIGLFSLLSLGVFAQETDEEFLPINVEGKEAFMSTKTGEFTFREHAKTDPAQLRTTASGVVYTDISSHTIKKGETLSAVAKKNGITVSELKMHNKVATSNLKIGSKLKIVKKVLVKSSSPVISYAGEEQIIAKLRPGESPGQFAAPPSVAEIESKVIETKKTEEKPSATVYKAETSVKNPIFGLDNTDDAVEEEESLDDLSRAIKAEVTEAKTETKEEIVVVETPRAVVKVESKKDKLARLKAEMQALEAELDEEEPTKEVITEVVEEVKVTVKETKNVSVVANKSNIAEVKAIAKIKEANPDAEIEETASGRKVMVFENKPKADESTAEKAKEAIASVRKTEKKVEVAKEEVLAEEKEVASKSDSEEKKTEATYYTVVKGNSLWSIANKHGMTVDAIKKLNSLKNNNLDIGQKLKVTPKK
- a CDS encoding LysM peptidoglycan-binding domain-containing protein; protein product: MVRAKYQGVLDLGEKLKIQNGDVSEANGVLTVKGTAATQYEKNLLWDEIKAAGGENPSDIVADIAVADTSVFARHTVKSGETLGAIAKQYYGSAGKYNSIFKANTDILKNPDVIHPNQELIIPNL